Genomic window (Streptomyces sp. TG1A-60):
GGCGAGCACGGCGGCCTGCTGACCGACCTCTCCCTGCGTGTCCGCGGCCATGACGACATCTGGGCGGGCGGCGACTGCGTCGAGGTCCTCGACCTGGTCTCCGGCCGCGAACGCCACATCCCGCTCGGCACCCACGCCAACAAGCACGGCCAGATCATCGGCGCCAACGTCGGCGGCGGCTACGGCACCTTCCCCGGCGTCGTCGGCACCGCCGTCAGCAAGGTCTGCGACCTGGAGATCGCCCGCACCGGCCTCCGCGAGAAGGACGCCGACCGCGCCGGCCTCCGGTACGTCACCGTCATCATCGAGTCCACCAGCCGCGCCGGCTATTACCCCGGTGCCGCCCCCATGACGGTGAAGATGCTCGCCGAGCGCCGCACAGGCCGCCTCCTAGGCGTCCAGATCGTCGGCCGGGAGGGTGCGGGCAAGCGGGTGGACATCGCGGCGGTGGCCCTGACGGCAGGCATGACGGTGGAGCAGATGACGGCTTTGGACCTCGGCTACGCCCCACCCTTCTCGCCGGTGTGGGACCCGGTTCTGGTGGCGGCGAGGAAGGCGGTGGCGGCGGTGAGGTCGGGCGCCTCATAACGGGGGCCGTCGGCCAAGGGGCGCGGGGAACCGCGCGACCAGCCACCACGATCCCGCAGCCGGCAACGCACAGCACCCCTGCGGCGAGACCCCACTAAACAGCCGACGTACCGTTTATCCGATCAATAGCCTGCCGAGCCTGCTCGGTCGGCGGCCGAGCAGGCAACGAGGACACCGAAGCCGAGGACGTCACCGCGGCCGACGCCGCCGGAGGCGCCGTCGCAGGCTTCGCATGCGCCGCGGCCGGCCGCGCCGACCGCAACCGGTGGCTGACCGCCTCGTCCAGCGTCACCGGCCGCTGCATCCGCGCCGCCAGCCGCCCGGCCTCCTGGCCGAGCGCGGCGACGTCTTCCCAGGGCAGCCGCACCACCAGCGAGATCTCGGCCTCACCATCGGGGGTGGCGTGCATCGGAGGAGTGACTCGGTCGTTCATCGCGTGTTCCTCACGTAGATCCGCGGTTGAGGAGTCATACGCATCAGCCGCCGCTCACGTTCACCGGGCGTGGGCGCCGACGCCCGCCCACTGATTCCGGCCCCTTCGGGAGGCGGAGCAAGCACCGCCGATACTTCCTCGCTGTCCCGCCCCGGGACGGACCGATGACCACAAGTCACCCATGTGAGCCACCTACCTGACGGCTGGTCACAAAAGTGAAAGTCGAGAGGGAGTTGGCGCATGTGAGTTGCTGTGTCGTCCGTCAGCGAGGGCGCACGGTGGAACCCGAGGGGACGACTGCGGGAAGACGGCCTTCCCGAGGCGGAGGTCGTGGCAGCGGTCGGGAGCTCGGACGGGGTCGAGGTTCTCACTGTCGAAGGCCCATGCGGGCAGAGGGACTTCACTCGACGCTGTGGCCAAACGAGCGGGCGGCTCCGGCACATTGTGTTGATCACCAAGGCGCGTCAGCAGCACGAACAACCCTCGCAGGGAGAAGGCGTGACGCGGCTTTGGGCCGAGTCCAGAAGTCCCAGGAAGGGGCGACCGGTTCGGAACGCGCCGACCTAGTGCCGCGGTGTGCCTGGCGGGCGCGGAACCGGGCGCCTCGTCGCCGCTCTCGGAACGCAAGAGCAACCAAAGCGACCGGGCGGGGTGAGCATCCGCCGCCCAGAGGACCGAGGGCCCAGCCGCCTACTATGGGCCTGCGTATTCAGTGGCGAAAGGGAGTCAGGGCCATGCGACGGCTGGGGGATCTCGAAGCGGAGATCATGGACCGCTTCTGGACGTGGAACCGTCCGGCCACGGTGCGTGAGGTCGTCAACGACATCAACAGGACCCGGCCCCTCGCGTATACGACGGTGATGACCGTCACCAACATCCTGTACAACAAGGGCTGGTTGCTGCGGGGCAAGCAGGGCCGCGCCTGGCTGTACTCCCCCGTACGCAGCCGCGAGGCGTACGCAGCCGCGCTCATGGAGGACGGCTTGGGTGAGAGCAAGGACCGTCCGGCCGCACTGGTCCACTTCGTCGAGAACATGACCGAGGAAGAGCAAGCCGCCCTGCGCAGGGCCCTGCGGAGCGCCGGACGACAGGCGAAGCCATGAACTCGGCCCCGGTCCTGGTCGGCTACACGGCGGTGGTGGGCTTCGTCGCCCCGCCTTTGCTGCTGCGCGCCGGCTGGCCGCACCGGGCGCCCGCCCTGGCGGTGGCGGTCTGGCACGCACTGGCGGTGTCCTTCTCGATCGGGGTCGCACTCTCCGCGTACAACCTGGCGATGCCGACCGAGCATCTGCACGCGGGACTGGTGGGGCTGCTGCACTCCTGCGGGCTCGATTTGGGATCAGGCCGACCCGACCCCGACACGGTGGGCCGACTGGCCGTCGGCGTGCCCGCCGCCATCGCGATCGCCCTGGCGGCGACCTTCGTCTTCCACGTGACGCGGGCCTGCCGGGCACGCACGGAGCACCGGGCGACCCTTGATCTGGTGGGCCGCCACTCGGCAGGACTGAGCGCCACCGTCCTGCCGTACGAGATCCCCGCCGCCTACTGCCTGCCCGGCCGCCATCCCCGGATCGTGATCAGTGACGCGGCAGTGCGCGAGCTGACCTCGGAGCAACTCGGCGCCGTTCTGGAACACGAGCAGGCCCACATCACGCTCCGCCACCACCTCGTCCTGGCCGCCGCGGAGGCCTTCCGCTCGGTGTTCCGAGGGCTCCCCCTGGCACGTCACGCCCGAGAGCAGACGGCACTGCTGCTGGAGATGGTCGCGGACGACCGTGCCCTGCGCAGCCACTCCCACGAGGTGTTGGCCACCGCCATGTACGAGATGGCCGCGGCCCGCGCACCCAAGGGCACGCTCGCCGCGGGCGGCCACACCGTCCTCATCCGCTTGAAGCGGGTCCTCGGTCCCCGCAAGGCGCCGCACCCCGCGCTGTGGGGCTCCGTGGCCGCCGCGGCCGTGGCTGCTCCGCTGCTGCCACTGCTCCTCACCTGCCCTCCTTGGCTCGGCTGACCGGTTTCTGTGAGACGGAAGTGGCTGGAGCTCGCTTGCGGTACGAACTACGAAGCTACTAAGTTCTAACGCGCCTGACCGGTCGGCGCCCTGGGCGCCGGTACGACGGACGCCGGCCCGTCGCCCTGGTACACAGACCGCGCAGAGGAGTCGCACCACGATGGCAACGCACCGTCGGCCGAAGCCGCCCAGCCGTGCCCGGATCGCCACCCTCGGCATGGCCGCCGGTGCCGTCAGCCTCCTGCCGACGCAGAGCCAGGCGGCCCCCAAACCGACGGTGGACGAGGTCCGCAAGCAGGTCGAGAAGCTCTACGAGGAGGCCGAGGCTCCCACCGAGGAGTACAACGCCATCAGCGAGAAGCAGGAGGAACTGCAGCGCGAGGTGGACGGCGTACGGGACCGCCTGGCCCTCAAGCAGCAGCAAGTCAACGAGCTGCGGGAGAAGATGGGCCCGCTGGCGGCCGAGCAGTACCGCAACGGTGGCATCGACCCTAGCGTGCAGCTCTTCCTGTCCGGCGACCCCGACGACTACCTCGACCGGGCCCAGATGCTCGACCGTACGAGCGGACGGCAAGCCGAGGCCCTACGGGCCATGCAAGGCAAGCAGCGAGAACTCACCCAGGAACGCGAGGCCGCCCAGACGCGTCTGAAGACTCTGGAGGAGACCCGCGCCAAGGCCGGCGAGAAGAAGAGCGAGGTCCAGGACAAGCTCGCCGAGGCCCGCAAGCTCCTTAACAGCCTGACGGCCGCCCAGCGCGCCGAGATGGAAGCCGACCAAGAGCGCGACGACGCCTCCGCAGGCGCCAGCGACTCCCCCGCCACGTACAACGGCCCGGCCAGCGGACGCGCCAAGGCCGCACTCGACTTCGCGTACGCGCAGCTCGGCAAGCCCTACGAGTGGGGCTCCACCGGACCGAACTCCTTCGACTGCTCGGGCCTGACCGGCGCGTCCTGGCGGGCGGCGGGCGTCTCACTGCCGCGTACCGTCAAGCAGCAGTACGACGCCGGCCGCAAGGTGGCCAGGTCCGACCTCCAGCCCGGCGACATCGTCTACTGGTACAACGACAACCAGCACAACGGCATGTACGTCGGCAACGGCAAGGCCATCCACGCCCCGCGCACCGGCAAGAACATCGAGATCGTCCCGCTGGACTCCATGCCGTTCTTCGCCGCGAGCAGGCCCTGAGCACAACCTCTGTACCACCCGAGGAACTTCCGTGACCGCACACCCCGCCATCCGTCCCCCGCTCGCCGTCGTGGGCGCGTCCGTCGCCGCTCTGGTCCTCGCCGCCTGCGGAGGCGGCTCTTCGGACACGGGGGAGGCAGCGAGTACATCGCAGTCTTCGGAGGCCCTTTCCCATGTGCACGGCCTGGGCGTCGACCCCGCTGACGGACGCGTGTACGTCGCCACCCACAACGGCCTCTACACCGTTGCCAAGGGACAGAAGCCGAAACTCGTCGGCGACAGCAGGGACGACTTCATGGGCTTCACCGTGACCGGCGAGAAGACCTTCATCGCCAGCGGACACGGCGCCCAGGGCAGCGACCGCCCCGGCAACGTCGGCCTGATCGAGACCAAGGACGCGGGCCGCACCTGGACGTCTCGGTCGCTGTCGGGGGAGGCCGACTTCCACTCCCTGGACTCGGCCAAGGGCACCGTCTATGGATACGACGGCGGACGAATCCGGGTCAGCGACGATCTGAAGACCTGGGACGACCGGGCGAAGCTGGAGGCCCTCGACCTCGCGGTGAGCCCCGCCGGGGACAAACTGCTGGCCACCACGGCGGAGGGTGTTGCCACCAGCACCGACGGCGGCCGTACCTTCGGCAAGGGTGCCGGGCCGGTGCAGGCGTTTGTGTCCTGGTCCGCGGGGAAGTCCCTCTTCGGCATCGGCACGTCCGGGAAGCTGAGCAGCAGCGCGGACGGCGGCAGGTCGTGGAAGGAGCTGACGACCGTGCCCGGCGGGCAGCCCCAGGCACTTACCGCGGTGAACGCCGACCACATCCTCGCGGCGACGATGACGGGCGTGTACGAATCGCGTGACGGCGGCAAGACCTTCTCCGAGCTGGCGCCGCTCGCTTCTTGACCCGGCTTCGCAAGCGCGGGGTCATCCGTCCGAGCCGGGGCTCGGCTCGGACGCCCCGTACGCACCGGTGGCGCTGCCAGAGGAGGATACGGACGGGCGCAGCACCGGGAAGGAGTCCTCCGCCCCACCTCCGCCGCGTCCTCCCCGGCACCGGAATCCGGTGTGACCACCGAGGCCGAGTCCGGTCACGCGGAGGACGGCCACGGCCACTGACCGCCTGAGGGCGGTCAGGCCGCGCTGCCGTACCGGTCGTTCCCGGTACGGCAGCGGCGGCCCCGCCCCGTGGGCCCTGGCCGGAGTCAGTGGAGCGTCATGCCTTGTAGGCCACGTTCGCCATCATCCCGGCCTCGCCGTGGTAAGCGTTGTGGCAGTGCAGCATCCACTGGCCAGGGTTGTCGGCGTCGAAGAAGACGGACAGCTTCTTCTTGGGCAGCACGATCGAGGTGTCCTTGCGCGGGCCGGCCACTCCGAGCTGGTACGTGTGGCCGTGCAGGTGCATCGGGTGCCACATGTCGGTGTCGTTGACGAATTCGAGCCGTACGCGCTGTCCCTCCTCGATGAGGATCGGGTTCGCCTGCGGGTCGTTCATGTCGAACGGCGTGCCGTTGATGGCCCAGTTGTACTTGTCCATGCCGCCGGTCAGCTTGATCTGGTGCGTGACGTCGGTCCTGGCGGACGTCAGGCGGACACCGTCGGCCGCCCGCAGCTGCGCCGCCGTCATGATCATGCCGTCGAGTTCCTTCGGGCGGACGGTCGCCTTCGGCGCACTCCCCGAACCCGTACGCACCACGGCCAGGCCGTTCGCGTTCTTCCCCTCGGCCAGGGCGACGAGCGGGAAGACCCCGTCTCCCAGGGTGACGAGGACGTCGTAACGCTCCCCCATGCCGACCAGCAGGGCGTCCACCTCCTGGTGCTCGACCGGGAAGCCGTCGGTGTGAGTGATGGTCAGCTTGTGGCCGCCGAGGGCCACCCGGTACGCGGTGTCCCCGCCCGCGTTGATGATGCGCAGCCGCACCTTCTTACCGGGCTTGCCGGTGTACACGTCCGGGTCGGCCGGCACCCGGCCGTTGATCAGGTGGTACGGGTATTTCACGTCGCCGGCGTCGCCGCCGAGCAGGTCGCTCTCGGCGCCCATGAGCATGAACTTCATCGACATGCCGCCGGACGAGGAGGGGGAGGCCGAGGGGGACTCGGAGTCCCCCATGTCCATCCCGCCCATGTCCCCCATGTCGTGGCCCTCCATGCCGCTGGAGCTGGGGCTGCTGCTCTCCCCCATGCCGTGGCCCCCCATACCGCCCATGCCCTGCCTGAGCTCTGCGAAGACCTCGTCGGGGGTACCGGTGACGCCGTCGACCCAGTCGTCGAGGAGGACGACCCACTCGTCGTCGTAGGCGAGGGTCTCCTTGGGATCCTCGACGATCAGCGGGGCGTACAGGCCTCGGTCGAGCTGGACGCCGACGTGCGGATGGAAGAAGTAGGTGCCAGGGGCGTCGGCGACGAACTGGTACGTGAAGGTGGAGCCGGCCCGGACGGCGGTCTGGGTGGCGGGCGGCACACCGTCCATGTCGTTGCGCAGCGCTAGGCCGTGCCAGTGGACCGACGTGGCCGTCTTGTTCGGGAGCTGGTTGGACAGTTCGGCGACCAGGGTGTCACCGGCCGAGAGCCGGACCTCCCTTCCGGGGATACGTTGGTCGAAGGCCCAGGTCCTGGGCATGACGCCGCCACCCAGATCGATCATGGCCGGCGCGGCCGTCAGGGTGAGCTTCTGCTGCCGTCCGGTGCTGGGACGCTTCTTCTCGGCGGCGGCGACCGCCGAGCCGGACGGGTCGATCAGAGCGTTGCCGCTGGAGCCGGAACTGCCGCTGCAGGCAGCGAGCGCACCGGCACCGGCGGCCCCCAACCCGGCGAGTAGGACGGAGCGACGGTTGATGCTGTTCATGGGGTTGTGTCCTCTGGCTCAAAACTGCCGATGTGGTCACGGAGGGGACGGGCATTCGCGCACCGTCCGGCGCGGCCTATATGCGCAGTTGGGAGAGGACGGAGAGGTCGGGCGGGGCTCGGCCGACCGTGGCGGCGGGTGCGTGCCCGGCGAGGGCCTGACGCAGGTTCGCCAGCGGGTCGTACGCGACCTTGGCGGGTACGGCGAGCTGCACGGAAGCGACGTTCCACGTCGCGCAATGCTGCGTCCCGGGCGAGGAACATCCGCCGTTGCCGTCGGCGCTGTGCGAGGAGTGGTCCAAGACCGCCGGTGCCGGCTCATCCGGCATCGTGTGTGCGGCATGGGCCGTGCTGGGCATGGCGGCATGGGCTGCACTCGGCATCGGCGAGACACCCACGCCAGACGTCTCGTGGTGAACGAGCACGGCCAGCACGACGGACAGGGTGAGGAACACACCGTACGCCCAGCGGCCGGTTACGCCACCGCCCCGAGCTGACCGAATCTCCATGTACTCCACCTGCGCCGTGCCTACCGGACCGGCATTCTACCCCCAGGGGGTACCCGGACGACCGGCCGGCCGAACGACGTGGCCGTGGACGGTGCCGACACTTGCGTACCGCTTCCTGTCGCACCGTCCACGGCCACGCGCACCGGCTCGGATCTACGAAAGTCGTTAGTACTTCCGGGAAGATTCTGACACACACGATGCCCTGGCGCGAGGGCTGGCCGTCACGGCCAGCCGGCGCGGCGACGCCGGACGACCGCGCCACTCCAGCCGCCCATGGACGCGCCAGGCCAGTACGACGGCGATCACTCCGATCGCCATGGCGGCGAGCCATGCGTGTACCCGGGTGTCGAGCGCTCCCGAATCGCCCACCCCCGGCGGGTCAGCCGGACAGCGGAAAAGAAGAAGCAGCCAGACCCCGGTGAACCCGGCGCCCGCCGGCGTCAGCCACCGCCGCCAGAGCGCACGGGATCCGGCGATCCAGGACGGCGCACGCGACGGCGAAGAGGACCCGAGCGTCGGACACCAACCCGTCGCCCTCCTGAACGGTGGGGCGCGTGCACCCCACGAGGAGGCCCCGTGAGCGCTTCGGCGGCCCCCGAGGCGCCCGGCCACAGGGCTGGCCGTTCACCCACTTGGGACACCCCCCGGTCACAGTGGTGGGACCACCCCGGATCTCACCGGCTCCCTGCCCATCGTCGCCTCGACGTGCAATTGTTCGCCGCACGTCACGGAACTCACCAATCGCGTTAGCGGTAGACGGCCACACCGACCAGATCGCGTGGGCGGAGCCACACTGGAAATTATACCCCTAGGGGGTATAGTATCGACGTCTGCGCGAGAGGACAACGGAACCACGCCCCTCCCGCAGGACGACTCACGCATCCACACCCCGAGGAAGTAGCCATGACCACTGAGACGAACTCCAGCTCCGGCTCTTGCTGCGGATCCTGCGGCTCCGGTGACACGGTCGACGTCCAGGGCGTCGGCGTCACCACCACCTACAAGGTGACCGGCATGACATGCGGCCACTGCGAGGGCGCGGTCTCCCAGGAGATCTCCGCGCTCGCCGGCGTCACCGCGGTCAAGGCCGTCGCCGACACCGGCGAGGTGACCGTCACCTCCGCCGCCCCGCTCGACGAGGAGGCCGTCCGCGCCGCCGTCGACGAGGCCGGCTACGAGCTCGTCGGCCGCGCCTGACGCTCCCTTCGGGGCCACCCACGGCCCCGGGCAGCGAATTCCTCCCGTGCCTGGACGTACCGCTCCGCTGATACGGACGCCGTACGTCCCGGCCTCCCCCTGGAGATACGCCCATGACCAGCACGGCTCCCGAGAAGACACTCACCGGCACGGCGCCCGCGCCCGCCGCCGAGGTCGAGCTCTCCATCGGCGGAATGACCTGCGCCTCGTGCGCGGCCCGCATCGAGAAGAAGCTCAACCGCATGGACGGCGTCACCGCGACCGTCAACTACGCCACCGAGAAGGCGAAGGTCTCGTTCCCGGCGGGCGTGGAGGTCACCGACCTCATCGCCACCGTCGAGAAGACCGGTTACACCGCCGAGGAGCCGCCCCCGCCCGCCTCCGCCCTCACCGAAGAGCGCGAGGGTGAGACCGCTCCGGCGACGGACAGCGAGCTGCTGCCCCTGCGGCAGCGCCTGTACATCTCGCTGGTACTCACCGTGCCCGTCGTCCTCATGGCGATGGTTCCGGCTCTGCAGTTCGACAACTGGCAGTGGCTGTCGCTGACCCTGGCGGCTCCCGTCGTCGTCTGGGGGGCCTTCCCCTTCCACCGGGCGGCCTGGACGAACGCCAGGCACGGTGCCGCGACCATGGACACGCTGGTGTCGATCGGCACACTCGCCGCGCTCGGCTGGTCGGTGTGGGCGCTGTTCTGGGGACACGCCGGAATGCCGGGCATGCGCCACGGTTTCGAGTTCACAGTCTCCCGCGGGGACGGCTCCTCCTCCATCTACCTGGAGGCCGCGGCCGGAGTGACCACGTTCATCCTCGCGGGCCGCTACCTGGAGGCGAAGTCCAAGCGCAGGGCGGGTGCTGCGCTGCGAGCACTCATGGAGCTGGGCGCCAAGGACGTCGCGGTCCTGCGCGAAGGCCGGGAAGTACGCGTCCCTCTCGCCCAGTTGGCCGTCGGCGACCGCTTCGTCGTACGGCCCGGGGAGAAGATCGCCACCGACGGCACCGTCGTCGAGGGGGCGTCGGCGGTGGACGCCTCCATGCTGACCGGCGAGTCGGTGCCGGTGGACGTGACCGTCGGGGACGTCGTCACCGGCGCGACCGTGAACGCGGGCGGCCGGCTCGTCGTCGAGGCGACCCGCATCGGCACGGACACCCAGCTCGCGCGGATGGCGAAGCTGGTCGAGGACGCGCAGAACGGCAAGGCCGAGGTACAGCGCCTCGCCGACCGGATCTCCGGGACCTTCGTACCGGTGGTCATCTTCATCGCGGTCGCCACGTCCGGGATCTGGCTCGGCGCCACCGGCGACACCGTGGCCGCCTTCACCGCGGCCATCGCCGTCCTGATCATCGCCTGCCCCTGCGCCCTGGGACTGGCCACGCCGACCGCCCTGATGGTCGGAACCGGCCGCGGCGCCCAGCTCGGCATCCTCATCAAGGGCCCCGAAATCCTGGAGTCCACCCGCCGCGTCGACACCGTCGTCCTCGACAAGACCGGAACGGTGACCACGGGCCGGATGACCCTCCAGGACGTCTTCACCACACCGGGCGTGGACGAGACCGAACTGCTGCGGCTGGCGGGCTCGTTGGAGCACGCCTCGGAGCACCCCATCGCCCGGGCGATCGCGGCCGGGGCGGCCGAGCGGACCGGAACCCTTCCCCTACCGGAGAACTTCGAGAACGTCGCCGGCCTCGGCGTCCACGGCGTCGTCGACGGGCACGCTGTCCTCGTCGGCCGCGAGAAGCTCCTCAAGGAGTGGGGCGTCGAGCTGCCCCGGGAGCTGGCGGAGGCCAGGGCCGCCGCGGAGGCCGAAGGCCGTACGGCGGTCGCCGTCGCCTGGGACGGCGAGGCGCGCGGTGTCCTCACCGTCGCCGACGCGGTCAAGGAGACCAGCGCCGAGGCGGTGGCCGAGCTGCGCAGGCTGGGCCTGACGCCCGTCCTGCTGACCGGCGACAACCAACTCGTCGCCGAGTCCGTGGCCAAGGCCGTCGGCATCGACGAGGTGATCGCCGAAGTGCTGCCCGAGGACAAGGTCGACGTGGTCAAGCGGCTGCGGAGCGAGGGCCGTACGGTCGCGATGGTCGGCGACGGCGTCAACGACGCCGCCGCCCTCGCCACCGCCGACCTGGGCCTGGCCATGGGCACCGGCACGGACGCGGCCATCGAGGCGGGCGACCTCACCCTCGTACGCGGTGACCTGCGGGTGGCCGCCGACGCCATCCGGCTCTCCCGCAGGACCCTGACCACCATCAAGGGCAACCTGTTCTGGGCCTTCGGCTACAACGTCGCGGCCCTGCCGCTCGCCGCCTTCGGCATGCTCAACCCGATGATCGCGGGCGCCGCGATGGCGTTCTCGTCGGTGTTCGTGGTGACCAACAGCCTGCGGCTGCGGTCCTTCAAGTAGGCACGTGGACGATGCCCACCGAGGCACGCGGCCTTCCGGCCGCGCGCCTCGCTGTGCGGAATCCGCTCGGGCCGGACTCAGGCACGCAAGAGCCGGGCGATGGCCTGCGCAGGCTCGGCGACCTTGTCCTGGGCTTCGTCTCCTCCGGCATCGATGGCATCGTGCACGCAGTGCCCCAGGTGGTCCTCCAGCAGCGCTGAGAAGGCGAGAGCGCGAGCGGCGGCTGGGGCAGGCGGTTCAGCGGCCTGGGAGTACTCCGGGGTGGCGCTGCGTCTTCCACTTGACCGGCTGCGCTCCGGCGGTCCCGGTGTCGTACGCACCCAGCCGCACGGCGGACTGACATGCTGCCTGGCGTGGTAACCGTGTGACGGCGAGCGTCGGGAAGGGGCCCACGTGCGGACATCGGACTGGCAGCCGGTGCTGGCCCTCCTCGTGCTGGTCGCAGGGGCCGTCGTGCTGCTCCATGCGCTGGCCATCGCGGTGAGGGCGGTCCGTGAACCGCTGCGCACCGGGCCGTTCAGCGGAGGGCTCGAACCGGAAGAGCATCCACTCTCGCGCTTCCACGTCCGGTGGTATCCGGTCACGATGGTCTTCCTCGCCTTCGACATGGAGATGCTGTTCATGTATCCGTGGACGAAGGTCGTCTCGGCCGTGGGCACGACCGCGGTCGTCGAGATGTTCCTCTTCCTGGGCATCCTGCTGGCGGGCGTCGCGTACGCCTGGCGAGAGGGGGCCTTCCGGTGGAGCTGAGGCGCAGGATCACGCGAACAGCGATGGCCCGGCCGGGGGTTCTGTTGGCCGTGTGTCCCGGTGCCACGCGAGAACGGCTCACTGCCGAGGCCGAGTTGGCGCGGCGCGGGTGGCGTTGCGTGGCCGTGCCCGCGGAGGCGGATCTGCTGGTGGTCGTGGGCGGTCTCGACACCGAGGAGGGCGACTGGATCGCGAATCTGTGGCGTGCCGTCCCGGCCCCCAAGTCCTGGGTACGGCTCACCAACGGCGAGCAGGTCGCCGAGAACCTCGATCGTGGGCTCGCCGAAGTCCGGCGCGGGGAAACCGCAGGTCCGGTCGGAGCCCCGGACGGGGGTCACGGAGAGGGGCCGCCCGCCAGAAAATCAACGGCGGCCCAGAGCGGCAGGCACCATCACCAACCGCCTCACGGAGACTCGCAACACGGCGACCACGGTGGTCACGACAACCCGGCCGGTCACGACGACCAGGGTGGGCAGGAGACCCAGGGTTCGGGCGACGAGCACGGCAGTCACCACGAACACGGTGAAGACGCTCAGCACGCCGAGCACGAAGATCACCACGGCGGACACGGCGGACACGGCGGACACGAGATGGACGGCGGGCATCACGGTCACGCCGGGCACGACATGGGCGGCGTCGTGGACGGGTTGCCCATGGCCGATCGCGCCGAGGACAGGGACGGGCTGCGGCTCGACCGGCTGCACGTGCCGCTGGGCCCGGCCCTCCTCGACTGGCCCGCCGGGCTGGTGCTGCGCCTGTCCCTGCAGGGTGACGTCGTCCAGCAGGCCGACGTCGAGGCGACGGCACCCACATCGCCGTATCCGCCCTTCTGGAACGAACCGTGGCTCCAGGCACGCGTGGGCGAGCGGGTCTCCCGGGGTGATGCCGCCCGGAGGCTGTGTGCGGCGCATCTGGACAGCCTGGGCAGGTTCTTCGCCGTGACGGGGTGGGCCGACCTGGCCGCCCGCGCCCGACACGTACGTGACCGAGCCCTGGCCGGGGCCAGTACTGCTGAACTCTCCGGCCTCGTACGTCCGTTGGCCCGGAGGGCCGCGAGGTCCCGCACGCTGCGCCGGCTGACCGCCGGACTGGGTTCGCTGCCCGCCGGGCACGCGCATCACCTGGGAGTCACAGGACCTGCCCTGGCCGCCGACGGGGACGCGCACAGCCGGATGCTCGTGTG
Coding sequences:
- a CDS encoding heavy-metal-associated domain-containing protein, whose product is MTTETNSSSGSCCGSCGSGDTVDVQGVGVTTTYKVTGMTCGHCEGAVSQEISALAGVTAVKAVADTGEVTVTSAAPLDEEAVRAAVDEAGYELVGRA
- a CDS encoding BlaI/MecI/CopY family transcriptional regulator, yielding MRRLGDLEAEIMDRFWTWNRPATVREVVNDINRTRPLAYTTVMTVTNILYNKGWLLRGKQGRAWLYSPVRSREAYAAALMEDGLGESKDRPAALVHFVENMTEEEQAALRRALRSAGRQAKP
- a CDS encoding DUF6153 family protein; its protein translation is MEIRSARGGGVTGRWAYGVFLTLSVVLAVLVHHETSGVGVSPMPSAAHAAMPSTAHAAHTMPDEPAPAVLDHSSHSADGNGGCSSPGTQHCATWNVASVQLAVPAKVAYDPLANLRQALAGHAPAATVGRAPPDLSVLSQLRI
- a CDS encoding F510_1955 family glycosylhydrolase, producing MTAHPAIRPPLAVVGASVAALVLAACGGGSSDTGEAASTSQSSEALSHVHGLGVDPADGRVYVATHNGLYTVAKGQKPKLVGDSRDDFMGFTVTGEKTFIASGHGAQGSDRPGNVGLIETKDAGRTWTSRSLSGEADFHSLDSAKGTVYGYDGGRIRVSDDLKTWDDRAKLEALDLAVSPAGDKLLATTAEGVATSTDGGRTFGKGAGPVQAFVSWSAGKSLFGIGTSGKLSSSADGGRSWKELTTVPGGQPQALTAVNADHILAATMTGVYESRDGGKTFSELAPLAS
- a CDS encoding multicopper oxidase family protein, whose translation is MNSINRRSVLLAGLGAAGAGALAACSGSSGSSGNALIDPSGSAVAAAEKKRPSTGRQQKLTLTAAPAMIDLGGGVMPRTWAFDQRIPGREVRLSAGDTLVAELSNQLPNKTATSVHWHGLALRNDMDGVPPATQTAVRAGSTFTYQFVADAPGTYFFHPHVGVQLDRGLYAPLIVEDPKETLAYDDEWVVLLDDWVDGVTGTPDEVFAELRQGMGGMGGHGMGESSSPSSSGMEGHDMGDMGGMDMGDSESPSASPSSSGGMSMKFMLMGAESDLLGGDAGDVKYPYHLINGRVPADPDVYTGKPGKKVRLRIINAGGDTAYRVALGGHKLTITHTDGFPVEHQEVDALLVGMGERYDVLVTLGDGVFPLVALAEGKNANGLAVVRTGSGSAPKATVRPKELDGMIMTAAQLRAADGVRLTSARTDVTHQIKLTGGMDKYNWAINGTPFDMNDPQANPILIEEGQRVRLEFVNDTDMWHPMHLHGHTYQLGVAGPRKDTSIVLPKKKLSVFFDADNPGQWMLHCHNAYHGEAGMMANVAYKA
- a CDS encoding NlpC/P60 family protein; amino-acid sequence: MATHRRPKPPSRARIATLGMAAGAVSLLPTQSQAAPKPTVDEVRKQVEKLYEEAEAPTEEYNAISEKQEELQREVDGVRDRLALKQQQVNELREKMGPLAAEQYRNGGIDPSVQLFLSGDPDDYLDRAQMLDRTSGRQAEALRAMQGKQRELTQEREAAQTRLKTLEETRAKAGEKKSEVQDKLAEARKLLNSLTAAQRAEMEADQERDDASAGASDSPATYNGPASGRAKAALDFAYAQLGKPYEWGSTGPNSFDCSGLTGASWRAAGVSLPRTVKQQYDAGRKVARSDLQPGDIVYWYNDNQHNGMYVGNGKAIHAPRTGKNIEIVPLDSMPFFAASRP
- a CDS encoding M56 family metallopeptidase; its protein translation is MNSAPVLVGYTAVVGFVAPPLLLRAGWPHRAPALAVAVWHALAVSFSIGVALSAYNLAMPTEHLHAGLVGLLHSCGLDLGSGRPDPDTVGRLAVGVPAAIAIALAATFVFHVTRACRARTEHRATLDLVGRHSAGLSATVLPYEIPAAYCLPGRHPRIVISDAAVRELTSEQLGAVLEHEQAHITLRHHLVLAAAEAFRSVFRGLPLARHAREQTALLLEMVADDRALRSHSHEVLATAMYEMAAARAPKGTLAAGGHTVLIRLKRVLGPRKAPHPALWGSVAAAAVAAPLLPLLLTCPPWLG